In Salvelinus sp. IW2-2015 linkage group LG23, ASM291031v2, whole genome shotgun sequence, a genomic segment contains:
- the LOC111950277 gene encoding uncharacterized protein isoform X2, giving the protein MSEILPSNLELLEDSPSKTRRVTAEXQPPTWGEEEKVIKELGEDLEKRREGVVEEDEMVSSAKLEPTTLRWPGDRDVETTTKNRSALTAKEDKGRGKRDDPEGERRRVYSMCTSLHEGESQMESERGLDLGAERMRMEEEWMGREVQHPGLCKRGEKVQVEIEVEDGMNSLPEKAAQVFNPSVTILHSSSAPTSPRDREVFWDVDAEKSLLLIPQGTPPDGYYHDWPVERGSSKLWGGYVFLPFDAPLLDSAPLRLVYTLRCSVFAVVPIILGWMVLGXSRMRLGDVKPLRELEAREVGVHRRYVDDSVTLFLLYFLQLAVMAPYLSQDLLKLVPLLTIIFAFGRLMYWVAAALGSSVRGFGFGLSFLPTVAMLGANLYFIFTMDAGGTIFAQDVVHQQDQPXASRQRFWG; this is encoded by the exons atgtctGAGATCCTGCCGTCAAACCTGGAGCTGCTAGAAGACAGCCCCTCCAAAACCAGACGGGTGACTGCTGAACSCCAACCCCCAACAtggggggaagaggagaaggtgaTTAAAGAATTGGGGGAAGATTTGgaaaagaggagggaaggagtggTGGAGGAAGACGAAATGGTTAGTTCGGCTAAATTGGAGCCTACCACTCTGCGATGGCCGGGTGACAGGGATGTAGAGACAACTACAAAGAACAGAAGTGCATTGACTGCGAAAGAAGATAAGGGAAGGGGAAAGAGGGATGAccctgagggagagaggaggagggtgtacTCCATGTGCACCTCTCTTCACGAAGGAGAAAGccagatggagagtgagagagggctgGATTTGGGAGCAGAGAGAATGAGAATGGAGGAAGAatggatggggagagaggtgcAGCACCCAGGGCTGTGTAAGAGAGGGGAGAARGTGCAGGTAGAGATAGAGGTGGAAGATGGTATGAACTCTTTGCCTGAGAAGGCAGCGCAGGTCTTCAACCCATCCGTCACCATCCTACACTCCTCTAGYGCTCCGACGTCTCCCAGAGATAGGGAGGTATTCTGGGATGTGGACGCAGAGAAGAGCCTCCTCCTCATTCCCCAGGGAACCCCGCCTGATGGCTACTACCACGACTGGCCAGTGGAGCGGGGGTCCTCAAAAT TGTGGGGGGGCTATGTCTTCCTGCCTTTTGATGCCCCACTGCTGGACAGTGCCCCCCTCAGGCTGGTCTACACACTGCGCTGCTCTGTCTTCGCTGTGGTGCCCATCATACTGG GCTGGATGGTGCTGGGTRTCTCCAGGATGCGGTTGGGGGATGTGAAGCCGCTGCGTGAATTGGAGGCCAGGGAAGTGGGTGTGCACCGGCGCTATGTGGATGACTCCGTCACCCTCTTTCTGCTCTACTTCCTGCAGCTAGCCGTAATGGCGCCCTACCTGAGCCAGGACCTGCTCAAACTGGTGCCCCTGCTCACCATCATCTTTGCCTTCGGCAG GCTGATGTACTGGGTGGCAGCTGCACTGGGCAGCAGTGTTCGGGGCTTTGGCTTCGGCCTGTCCTTCCTGCCCACCGTGGCCATGCTGGGTGCCAATCTCTACTTCATCTTCACCATGGACGCTGGGGGCACCATCTTTGCCCAGGATGTGGTGCACCAACAAGACCAACCCMCAGCCTCCCGCCAGAGGTTCTGGGGATAG
- the LOC111950277 gene encoding transmembrane protein 79 isoform X1: MSEILPSNLELLEDSPSKTRRVTAEXQPPTWGEEEKVIKELGEDLEKRREGVVEEDEMVSSAKLEPTTLRWPGDRDVETTTKNRSALTAKEDKGRGKRDDPEGERRRVYSMCTSLHEGESQMESERGLDLGAERMRMEEEWMGREVQHPGLCKRGEKVQVEIEVEDGMNSLPEKAAQVFNPSVTILHSSSAPTSPRDREVFWDVDAEKSLLLIPQGTPPDGYYHDWPVERGSSKCGCDCXNRDALKVGVSVFTAALIFPLLVWGGYVFLPFDAPLLDSAPLRLVYTLRCSVFAVVPIILGWMVLGXSRMRLGDVKPLRELEAREVGVHRRYVDDSVTLFLLYFLQLAVMAPYLSQDLLKLVPLLTIIFAFGRLMYWVAAALGSSVRGFGFGLSFLPTVAMLGANLYFIFTMDAGGTIFAQDVVHQQDQPXASRQRFWG, translated from the exons atgtctGAGATCCTGCCGTCAAACCTGGAGCTGCTAGAAGACAGCCCCTCCAAAACCAGACGGGTGACTGCTGAACSCCAACCCCCAACAtggggggaagaggagaaggtgaTTAAAGAATTGGGGGAAGATTTGgaaaagaggagggaaggagtggTGGAGGAAGACGAAATGGTTAGTTCGGCTAAATTGGAGCCTACCACTCTGCGATGGCCGGGTGACAGGGATGTAGAGACAACTACAAAGAACAGAAGTGCATTGACTGCGAAAGAAGATAAGGGAAGGGGAAAGAGGGATGAccctgagggagagaggaggagggtgtacTCCATGTGCACCTCTCTTCACGAAGGAGAAAGccagatggagagtgagagagggctgGATTTGGGAGCAGAGAGAATGAGAATGGAGGAAGAatggatggggagagaggtgcAGCACCCAGGGCTGTGTAAGAGAGGGGAGAARGTGCAGGTAGAGATAGAGGTGGAAGATGGTATGAACTCTTTGCCTGAGAAGGCAGCGCAGGTCTTCAACCCATCCGTCACCATCCTACACTCCTCTAGYGCTCCGACGTCTCCCAGAGATAGGGAGGTATTCTGGGATGTGGACGCAGAGAAGAGCCTCCTCCTCATTCCCCAGGGAACCCCGCCTGATGGCTACTACCACGACTGGCCAGTGGAGCGGGGGTCCTCAAAAT gTGGRTGTGACTGTRCCAACAGGGATGCTCTCAAAGTGGGAGTGTCTGTGTTCACTGCAGCTCTGATTTTCCCCCTCCTAGTGTGGGGGGGCTATGTCTTCCTGCCTTTTGATGCCCCACTGCTGGACAGTGCCCCCCTCAGGCTGGTCTACACACTGCGCTGCTCTGTCTTCGCTGTGGTGCCCATCATACTGG GCTGGATGGTGCTGGGTRTCTCCAGGATGCGGTTGGGGGATGTGAAGCCGCTGCGTGAATTGGAGGCCAGGGAAGTGGGTGTGCACCGGCGCTATGTGGATGACTCCGTCACCCTCTTTCTGCTCTACTTCCTGCAGCTAGCCGTAATGGCGCCCTACCTGAGCCAGGACCTGCTCAAACTGGTGCCCCTGCTCACCATCATCTTTGCCTTCGGCAG GCTGATGTACTGGGTGGCAGCTGCACTGGGCAGCAGTGTTCGGGGCTTTGGCTTCGGCCTGTCCTTCCTGCCCACCGTGGCCATGCTGGGTGCCAATCTCTACTTCATCTTCACCATGGACGCTGGGGGCACCATCTTTGCCCAGGATGTGGTGCACCAACAAGACCAACCCMCAGCCTCCCGCCAGAGGTTCTGGGGATAG